From the genome of Desertifilum tharense IPPAS B-1220, one region includes:
- a CDS encoding HetZ-related protein: MNTHAAHLHSLNAVERRMIRPTNKPSLAPSSTVTAKSPSDPVKTVTQATESGFGLSAQPELSQSAAGVMEISTLTRLLLEDIQAVLETGKCRSAEAVATRIALEVERICTKSDRIQASGVARSWQLSLARHRLQKCLEYYQLGSKRGRSELHSNLSVMVYRHIASVRSRLGFQARYNQIEDFLQGFYVETLKAFRRENQLPEDYSPRTRLELAEYMAFSEHYAKRRISLPGGNVQRLIVLRAQGFARHQPPEMSLDIELAVESAKGEEAEIQSRSPAMQQIREKMVAAAIDPAESVLRDRVISELVRYLEEQDQSDCIDYLVLRLQDLSASEIDEVLGLSSRQRDYLQQRFKYHLEKFSRHHQWQLVHQWLGADLDQNLGMPPAQWQAFVAQLSPEQQQLLQCKQARLSDPEIAATLKCTPKQAQKRWYQILELAWSLRNQKA; encoded by the coding sequence ATGAATACCCACGCGGCCCACTTACATAGCCTAAACGCTGTTGAACGGCGGATGATTCGCCCCACCAACAAACCTTCTTTAGCTCCCTCATCAACCGTTACAGCTAAATCTCCCAGCGATCCGGTAAAAACGGTTACGCAAGCTACAGAATCGGGTTTCGGATTATCGGCTCAACCTGAACTGTCACAATCAGCAGCGGGAGTGATGGAGATTTCTACCTTAACCCGTCTGTTACTCGAAGATATTCAAGCGGTTTTAGAAACGGGAAAATGTCGTTCTGCTGAAGCGGTAGCCACGCGAATCGCCTTAGAAGTCGAGCGCATTTGTACCAAGAGCGATCGCATTCAAGCCTCTGGGGTCGCCCGTTCTTGGCAACTCAGTTTAGCGCGGCATCGCTTGCAAAAATGTTTAGAGTATTACCAACTGGGTTCTAAACGCGGTCGTTCGGAATTGCACAGCAATCTGAGTGTTATGGTATACCGTCATATTGCCTCAGTGCGATCGCGCTTAGGTTTTCAAGCTCGCTACAACCAAATTGAAGACTTTCTTCAAGGCTTCTATGTCGAAACCCTCAAAGCCTTCCGTCGGGAAAACCAACTCCCCGAAGATTATTCTCCCCGCACGCGCCTAGAACTGGCTGAATACATGGCCTTTAGCGAACATTACGCCAAGCGCCGCATCTCGCTACCTGGGGGGAACGTGCAACGCCTGATCGTCCTCAGAGCGCAAGGATTTGCCCGCCATCAACCCCCAGAAATGTCCTTAGACATTGAATTAGCCGTCGAAAGCGCCAAAGGCGAAGAAGCCGAAATCCAAAGCCGTTCGCCCGCCATGCAACAAATTCGCGAGAAAATGGTAGCCGCCGCCATCGATCCAGCCGAATCCGTTTTGCGCGATCGCGTCATCTCAGAACTGGTACGCTACCTAGAAGAGCAAGATCAATCGGACTGTATCGACTACTTAGTCCTGAGATTGCAAGATTTATCGGCTTCCGAAATTGATGAAGTCCTCGGTTTATCCTCGCGCCAACGCGACTACCTGCAACAGCGCTTCAAATACCACCTGGAAAAATTCTCCCGCCATCACCAATGGCAACTGGTTCACCAATGGTTAGGAGCAGATCTCGATCAAAACTTGGGAATGCCTCCCGCCCAATGGCAAGCGTTTGTAGCCCAGCTTTCGCCCGAACAGCAACAGCTCCTACAATGCAAGCAAGCCCGCCTCAGCGATCCTGAAATTGCCGCAACCCTCAAATGCACGCCTAAACAAGCCCAAAAACGCTGGTATCAAATCCTCGAACTGGCTTGGAGCCTTCGCAACCAGAAAGCTTGA
- a CDS encoding lipopolysaccharide assembly LapA domain-containing protein: MRQINFLIVFVFCLALVLFSLQNPEPATIKLIEGYQVQAPLAIELILAMGLGAVLAWVFGVWARLQRLVDARQDINHIRTLDERIQQLEQEREQYKAQLETPGRLPPASESAGSEMETSEAMAN; encoded by the coding sequence ATGCGACAAATTAACTTTTTAATCGTCTTTGTCTTTTGCCTCGCTTTGGTATTGTTCAGCTTACAAAATCCCGAACCTGCAACCATTAAACTGATTGAAGGCTATCAAGTTCAAGCCCCGCTAGCCATTGAGTTAATTCTGGCAATGGGTTTAGGAGCTGTCCTGGCGTGGGTGTTTGGCGTCTGGGCGCGCCTGCAACGCTTGGTAGACGCTCGCCAAGACATCAACCACATTCGCACCCTAGACGAGCGCATTCAACAGCTCGAGCAAGAACGAGAACAGTATAAAGCTCAACTAGAAACTCCGGGTCGTTTGCCTCCCGCTTCCGAGTCAGCCGGATCGGAGATGGAAACCTCAGAAGCAATGGCCAACTAG
- a CDS encoding segregation/condensation protein A, which produces MAQCGEIDPWDVQVIDVIDRVLSELRTRSADASQEADLSESGQAFLYASMLVLLKADRLLESPEANPADDDFDEAIPELDDSGSDRAFPLRLEKQLRRRAVARPPQQRRVTLQELIEQIELMTETIAKTPKTSPRRRMNSLSRSKTARAIAQLAHQENLSEVADGLEQFLVNHWSKITQGQDWLDLEQLLASQPQNDRVGVFWALLLLSAQSKVELAQEEFYQDLKIRVPIG; this is translated from the coding sequence ATGGCTCAATGCGGCGAGATCGATCCGTGGGATGTCCAAGTGATTGATGTCATCGATCGGGTTTTGAGCGAACTTCGCACCCGCAGTGCAGACGCCTCCCAGGAAGCGGATTTATCGGAATCTGGACAGGCATTTTTGTATGCATCGATGCTGGTGTTACTCAAAGCCGATCGCTTGTTAGAGTCGCCCGAAGCGAACCCCGCCGATGACGACTTTGATGAGGCGATTCCAGAGTTAGACGATTCTGGAAGCGATCGCGCTTTTCCTTTACGATTAGAAAAACAACTGCGCCGTCGTGCTGTGGCTCGACCTCCTCAACAACGCCGGGTGACGTTGCAGGAGTTGATCGAACAAATTGAGCTAATGACGGAGACGATCGCCAAAACCCCTAAAACTAGCCCCCGCCGACGCATGAATTCCCTCTCGCGTAGCAAGACGGCCAGAGCGATCGCCCAACTGGCGCATCAGGAAAATCTATCGGAAGTCGCAGACGGATTAGAGCAGTTTCTTGTAAACCACTGGTCTAAAATAACTCAAGGCCAAGATTGGCTGGATCTAGAGCAACTTCTCGCTTCTCAACCCCAAAATGACCGAGTTGGCGTGTTTTGGGCCCTCCTATTGCTGTCGGCACAGTCTAAGGTTGAGTTAGCTCAAGAGGAGTTTTATCAAGACTTGAAAATTCGCGTCCCGATCGGTTAG
- a CDS encoding sugar phosphate nucleotidyltransferase, translating to MKAMILAAGKGTRVRPITHTIPKPMIPILQKPVMEFLLELLRQHGFDQVMVNVSHLAYEIESYFRDGQRFGVQIAYSFEGKIEEKGELVGNAIGSAGGMKRIQDYNPFFDDTFVVMCGDALIDLDLTAAVKWHREKGAIATVIMKSVPRDEVSSYGVVVTDETDRIKTFQEKPSVEEALSTNINTGIYIFEPEVLDYIPSGVEYDIGGELFPKLVEMGAPFYGLVMDFQWVDIGKVPDYWRAIRGVLSGEIQNVSIPGHQVAPGIYTGLNVAVNWDKVDIQGPVYIGGMTKIEDGAKIVGPTMIGPNCCICSGATVENSVIFEYSRLGPGVRLVDKLVFGRYCVDKTGAAIDVQAAALDWLITDSRSTPPSQPPAESQAIAELLGNS from the coding sequence ATGAAAGCCATGATTCTGGCGGCTGGAAAAGGAACTCGCGTCCGACCCATTACCCACACCATTCCCAAACCAATGATTCCGATCCTGCAAAAGCCAGTGATGGAATTTTTGCTAGAACTCTTGCGCCAGCATGGGTTTGACCAAGTGATGGTCAATGTCAGCCATCTTGCTTATGAAATTGAAAGTTATTTCCGAGATGGTCAGCGCTTTGGCGTGCAGATTGCTTACTCGTTTGAGGGCAAAATTGAGGAAAAGGGCGAATTAGTCGGTAATGCGATTGGATCGGCAGGAGGGATGAAGCGGATTCAAGATTATAATCCGTTCTTTGATGATACCTTTGTCGTGATGTGCGGCGATGCCCTCATTGACCTCGATCTCACGGCGGCGGTGAAATGGCATCGGGAAAAAGGCGCGATCGCCACTGTGATTATGAAGTCGGTTCCCCGCGATGAGGTATCGAGTTATGGGGTTGTCGTTACCGATGAAACCGATCGCATCAAAACTTTCCAAGAAAAACCCTCAGTAGAAGAAGCCTTAAGTACCAATATCAACACCGGGATTTATATTTTTGAACCGGAAGTTCTCGACTATATTCCCTCTGGGGTGGAGTACGATATCGGCGGCGAACTGTTCCCGAAACTGGTTGAAATGGGCGCGCCGTTCTACGGCTTGGTGATGGATTTCCAATGGGTGGATATTGGTAAAGTCCCCGACTATTGGCGAGCCATTCGCGGGGTTCTCTCCGGAGAGATTCAAAATGTATCCATTCCCGGCCATCAAGTCGCCCCTGGTATTTACACCGGATTAAACGTGGCGGTGAACTGGGATAAGGTGGATATCCAAGGCCCCGTTTATATCGGGGGCATGACCAAAATTGAAGATGGGGCGAAAATTGTCGGCCCCACCATGATCGGCCCCAACTGCTGTATTTGCAGCGGCGCGACGGTAGAAAATAGCGTCATCTTTGAATATTCGCGCCTCGGCCCCGGCGTTCGCTTAGTCGATAAGCTGGTATTTGGTCGCTATTGCGTCGATAAGACGGGTGCAGCCATTGACGTACAGGCGGCCGCTTTAGATTGGCTCATTACCGATTCGCGATCGACCCCCCCCTCGCAACCCCCCGCCGAAAGCCAAGCGATCGCTGAATTGCTAGGCAATAGTTAA